The following proteins are co-located in the Dyadobacter chenwenxiniae genome:
- a CDS encoding sensor histidine kinase, translating to MKIQTKIALIFTMLTSGIIVALSIFIYTFGSESVSNSFYHRLEVRSDIIGHAALQESKSTTSIYYDIKERHLGDLPFEQHHIIKNGEVDKAKRLKEQLPMPPSFYDNIVRKEPARFFKNDTSYVGLNISQGGKMIIVLSSAVDLYGLEEIENLKKLLTVGFFISMIFVFTFGKLFSTQVFNPIRRIVSNVKGISAHNLHQRLEVAGSKDEIDDLTHTFNDMLNRLEITFEIQNNFVSNASHEFKTPLTVISGEAQLGLSQEGIPEAAKVAFEAIYREAGKLEHLANSMLKLAQTGFDGTKEQWSSIRVDELVLSVKEAVDKIIPDNKVEINFNHLPEDEAKLTINGNQTLLTAALSNIVLNSCKYSDNKPVNIIISADKNNSIVEIVDVGIGIPDREIAQIYVPFFRASNTERYKGYGIGLPLANNIIKKHNGTIAVNSQVGMGTSFKIFLPFTKTKL from the coding sequence ATGAAGATCCAAACTAAAATTGCCCTTATTTTTACGATGCTCACGTCCGGCATCATTGTGGCGCTGAGTATATTCATTTACACTTTTGGGTCAGAAAGTGTCTCTAATAGCTTTTACCACCGGTTGGAGGTCAGGTCGGACATCATCGGACATGCGGCATTGCAGGAAAGCAAATCCACCACTTCTATATATTACGACATCAAGGAAAGACACTTGGGTGACTTGCCGTTTGAGCAGCACCACATTATTAAAAACGGCGAGGTCGATAAGGCAAAAAGACTGAAAGAACAATTGCCTATGCCTCCTTCTTTTTACGACAATATCGTCCGGAAAGAACCAGCCCGCTTCTTTAAAAACGACACTTCCTATGTCGGGCTGAACATTAGCCAGGGAGGGAAAATGATCATTGTCCTGTCGTCCGCAGTGGACCTTTATGGTTTGGAAGAGATAGAGAACCTGAAAAAACTGCTTACTGTGGGCTTTTTTATTTCAATGATCTTTGTTTTCACATTTGGAAAACTCTTTTCCACACAAGTTTTCAATCCAATCAGGCGCATTGTTAGCAATGTAAAGGGGATCAGCGCACATAATCTGCATCAGCGTCTGGAAGTTGCGGGCAGCAAAGACGAGATCGACGACCTTACACACACGTTCAATGACATGCTGAACCGTCTTGAAATTACATTTGAAATACAAAACAATTTCGTCAGCAATGCCTCTCACGAGTTTAAAACACCGCTTACAGTGATCAGCGGCGAAGCGCAGCTTGGCCTTTCACAAGAAGGAATCCCAGAAGCTGCAAAGGTTGCTTTTGAGGCCATTTACAGGGAAGCCGGAAAACTGGAACATCTGGCAAACAGCATGTTAAAGCTTGCTCAGACTGGTTTCGACGGCACAAAAGAGCAATGGTCGTCTATTCGCGTGGACGAGCTTGTGTTGTCTGTCAAAGAGGCTGTTGACAAGATTATTCCAGATAATAAGGTTGAGATCAATTTTAATCACCTGCCCGAGGACGAGGCCAAGCTAACCATTAACGGAAATCAGACATTATTAACAGCCGCATTGTCCAACATCGTGCTTAACAGCTGCAAATACTCTGATAATAAGCCTGTTAACATCATAATTTCTGCTGATAAAAACAATTCCATCGTGGAGATAGTGGATGTAGGAATCGGCATTCCGGATCGTGAGATTGCGCAAATTTATGTTCCGTTTTTCAGGGCTTCCAATACGGAACGCTATAAAGGTTACGGGATTGGCCTTCCGCTAGCCAATAACATTATAAAAAAGCATAATGGCACGATAGCCGTTAATAGCCAGGTGGGAATGGGAACGAGCTTTAAAATATTCCTGCCCTTCACAAAAACCAAGCTCTAA